Proteins from a genomic interval of Lactococcus protaetiae:
- a CDS encoding GlsB/YeaQ/YmgE family stress response membrane protein produces the protein MHFIWSLIVGALIGAIAGAITSRGAKMGIISNILAGLIGSAIGEGLLGHWGLQLAGMAIFPSIIGAVILVLVVSAIFGRSNKRT, from the coding sequence ATGCACTTTATATGGTCATTGATTGTTGGAGCTCTTATTGGTGCGATTGCAGGTGCAATCACGAGTCGAGGGGCGAAAATGGGAATCATTAGCAATATTTTGGCTGGTCTAATCGGTTCGGCTATAGGTGAAGGACTTCTGGGACATTGGGGACTTCAATTGGCAGGTATGGCTATTTTTCCCTCCATTATTGGCGCAGTAATTCTAGTTTTGGTTGTATCAGCCATTTTTGGACGTTCAAATAAAAGGACATAA
- a CDS encoding quaternary amine ABC transporter ATP-binding protein: MPVKVKIEHLTKIFGKRVKNALAMVEQGESKNEILKKTGATVGVYDTNFEINEGEIFVIMGLSGSGKSTLLRLLNRLIEPTSGKIYIDGQDVATLNKEDLLKVRRKTMSMVFQNFGLFPHRTILENTEYGLEVQNIPKEERRKRAEKALENANLLDFKNQYPNQLSGGMQQRVGLARALANDPEILLMDEAFSALDPLIRREMQDELLELQAKFQKTIIFISHDLNEALRIGDRIAIMKDGKIIQIGTGEEILTHPANDYVKTFVEDVDRAKVITAENIMIPALTTNVDVDGPSVALKKMKTEEVSSLMAVDKKRQFQGVVTSEQALAARKNNQSLREVMTTEVGKVGKETLVSDILPIIYDSPTPVAVVDEQGYLKGILIRGSVLEALADTPTETEEEIND, translated from the coding sequence TTGCCAGTAAAAGTTAAAATTGAACATCTTACCAAAATATTTGGTAAGCGTGTGAAAAATGCACTAGCAATGGTTGAACAAGGAGAATCCAAAAATGAAATCTTGAAAAAGACAGGTGCAACTGTCGGTGTCTATGATACAAATTTTGAGATTAATGAGGGAGAAATTTTTGTGATTATGGGATTATCAGGATCCGGAAAATCTACCTTATTACGTTTGTTGAACCGTTTGATAGAGCCTACAAGTGGTAAGATTTATATTGATGGACAAGATGTCGCAACACTCAACAAGGAAGACTTGCTTAAAGTTCGTCGTAAAACAATGAGTATGGTTTTTCAAAATTTTGGACTGTTTCCTCATCGTACTATTTTGGAGAATACAGAATATGGCTTGGAGGTTCAAAATATACCTAAAGAAGAAAGACGTAAACGAGCGGAAAAAGCACTTGAAAATGCAAACTTACTTGATTTCAAAAATCAGTATCCTAATCAATTGTCAGGCGGGATGCAGCAACGTGTAGGATTGGCGCGTGCTCTAGCCAATGACCCTGAAATTCTGCTCATGGATGAGGCTTTTTCTGCGCTCGACCCTTTAATTCGTCGAGAAATGCAGGATGAATTATTGGAACTTCAGGCAAAGTTTCAGAAAACAATCATATTTATCTCCCATGATTTAAATGAAGCTCTTCGAATCGGAGACCGTATTGCGATTATGAAAGATGGGAAGATTATTCAAATCGGTACAGGTGAGGAAATCTTGACTCATCCAGCCAATGACTACGTAAAAACCTTCGTAGAAGATGTTGACCGAGCTAAAGTAATAACAGCAGAAAATATTATGATTCCAGCTTTAACAACGAATGTTGATGTTGATGGGCCAAGTGTCGCGCTTAAAAAGATGAAGACAGAAGAAGTCAGCTCTTTGATGGCTGTTGATAAAAAGCGCCAATTTCAAGGAGTTGTCACAAGTGAGCAAGCCCTAGCAGCAAGAAAGAATAATCAATCTTTGCGTGAGGTGATGACAACAGAAGTCGGGAAAGTAGGCAAAGAAACATTAGTCAGTGATATTTTACCAATCATTTATGATTCACCAACACCAGTAGCAGTAGTTGATGAGCAGGGATATTTAAAAGGGATTCTGATTCGAGGAAGTGTATTAGAAGCTTTAGCAGATACACCGACAGAAACAGAGGAGGAGATTAATGATTGA
- a CDS encoding polysaccharide deacetylase family protein, whose product MKKVIGIFVVIVLIGAGIFVGLNIKHQHDVKVHREKVALAYKKLKNEAIKAEKKAEQTLADEDIARSEKLINRLKKSDRTSLTKQLNQVKEIREDLANAQLLVAEANRNQTDQTIANAQEKVNQLTSKSVSTDRAQLQAQINADKEKLAKAKAEVAAKAKADADAKAKAAAEQQKTAKSPKMIALTFDDGPNPTTTPQLLQTLQSYNVHATFFALGQQAQAYPSIIKQEAAQGNEVASHTWDHKDLTTLSQSAQVQEIMSAHNLINQLTGQNVTLFRPPYGSYDATTLAATPLTAINWSVDTNDWRYNSSAPVIQNALANAHDGAIILMHDIHPWSVAAVPTIIQRIKAQGYTFVTVSQLLEARYGGAQAQHVYFGK is encoded by the coding sequence ATGAAGAAAGTAATTGGGATTTTTGTTGTTATTGTACTGATCGGAGCTGGTATTTTTGTTGGATTGAATATCAAACATCAACATGATGTCAAGGTTCACAGAGAAAAAGTTGCCTTAGCTTATAAAAAATTAAAAAATGAAGCAATAAAGGCTGAAAAAAAAGCAGAACAGACGCTTGCTGACGAGGATATTGCAAGGAGTGAAAAATTAATTAATCGCCTAAAAAAATCTGACCGTACTTCACTGACAAAGCAACTGAATCAGGTCAAAGAGATAAGAGAAGATTTGGCAAATGCGCAGTTGCTGGTTGCAGAGGCGAACAGAAATCAAACAGATCAAACGATTGCTAATGCACAAGAAAAAGTAAATCAACTGACAAGCAAATCTGTCAGTACTGACAGAGCTCAATTACAGGCACAAATTAATGCTGACAAAGAGAAATTAGCAAAAGCAAAAGCAGAGGTAGCAGCGAAGGCAAAAGCAGATGCAGATGCGAAAGCAAAGGCTGCAGCGGAACAACAAAAAACTGCGAAAAGTCCAAAAATGATTGCCCTAACTTTTGATGATGGACCAAACCCAACGACAACTCCTCAGCTTTTACAAACTTTGCAAAGTTATAATGTTCACGCGACATTTTTTGCACTTGGTCAGCAAGCACAAGCTTATCCATCAATCATTAAGCAAGAAGCTGCTCAAGGAAATGAAGTTGCTTCACATACTTGGGATCATAAAGATTTGACCACATTGTCACAAAGTGCACAAGTCCAAGAAATTATGTCAGCTCACAATTTAATTAATCAACTCACAGGACAAAATGTGACACTTTTCCGCCCACCTTATGGAAGTTATGATGCAACAACGCTTGCCGCAACTCCCCTCACTGCAATAAATTGGTCAGTTGATACAAATGATTGGCGCTACAACAGTTCTGCTCCAGTGATTCAAAATGCACTTGCGAACGCTCATGATGGTGCGATTATTTTGATGCACGATATTCATCCTTGGTCTGTTGCCGCGGTACCGACAATCATCCAGCGGATCAAGGCACAAGGCTATACTTTTGTAACTGTATCTCAATTGCTAGAGGCGCGATATGGAGGCGCTCAGGCACAACATGTTTATTTTGGAAAATAA
- a CDS encoding FAD-dependent oxidoreductase, with protein sequence MAKKYLIVGGVAGGMSAATRLRRLQEDAEIIVFEKGPHVSFANCGLPYYVGGEIENRDDLIVQSAQALKARFNLDIRENAEVVKINADNKTISVNSDGKIYTERYDTLILSPGAKPIVPPIVGLSEAKHVFTLRNIPDVDQIMAHVEKHHPQSALVIGAGFIGLEMVENLKKRGIEVTLVEKATHVLPMIDREMAVQVRRELVKNSVSILTGTSVSEFTTDNIILEDGRALSADMVILSVGVQPESALAQEAGIELGLRGGILVDENYETSIKDIYAVGDAIVVKNQITEQDALISLASPANRQGRQVADVLSGLQVKNRGSIGTAIVRVFDLTVGSTGISERYAQELKLNHKVVHITANDHASYYPNATSILLKLIFNPESGMIYGAQAVGQKGVDKRIDVLATAIKGNLSVFDLPELELTYAPPFGSAKDPINMLGYAAMNISLGLSENIQWHELASELAKGKQLLDVRNPSEIKLGAFKNSINIPLNELRSHLDKLDKNQAYIVSCQSGLRSYNAERILKGNGFQVQNLDGAYGLYSSVTNEGLE encoded by the coding sequence ATGGCTAAAAAATATCTCATTGTTGGTGGTGTAGCTGGCGGAATGTCTGCCGCAACTCGATTGAGAAGGCTCCAAGAGGATGCAGAAATCATTGTTTTTGAAAAAGGTCCCCATGTGTCATTTGCAAATTGTGGTCTGCCTTATTATGTTGGTGGTGAAATTGAAAATCGTGATGACTTAATTGTTCAATCTGCTCAAGCTTTAAAAGCACGTTTTAACTTAGATATTCGTGAAAATGCTGAAGTGGTAAAAATTAATGCTGACAATAAAACCATTTCTGTAAATAGTGATGGAAAAATTTACACTGAGCGTTATGATACATTGATTTTGTCGCCAGGTGCCAAACCTATTGTTCCACCAATAGTAGGTCTGTCAGAAGCAAAGCACGTATTTACTTTACGCAATATTCCTGATGTTGATCAAATTATGGCGCACGTTGAAAAACATCATCCACAATCAGCGCTTGTCATTGGTGCAGGTTTTATCGGATTGGAGATGGTAGAAAATCTCAAAAAACGGGGAATAGAAGTCACACTTGTAGAAAAAGCAACTCATGTTTTACCGATGATTGATAGAGAAATGGCTGTTCAGGTTCGGAGGGAACTAGTTAAAAATTCTGTCAGTATACTGACAGGAACGTCTGTCAGTGAATTTACTACGGACAACATTATTTTAGAAGATGGTAGAGCTCTGTCAGCAGATATGGTGATTCTGTCAGTAGGTGTGCAACCTGAGTCAGCTTTGGCTCAAGAAGCTGGAATAGAATTAGGCTTACGTGGTGGTATCTTAGTTGATGAAAATTACGAAACCTCAATAAAAGATATTTACGCTGTTGGTGATGCGATTGTTGTCAAAAATCAGATTACTGAGCAGGATGCCTTGATTTCTCTAGCTAGTCCAGCCAATCGTCAAGGGCGTCAAGTTGCAGATGTTTTGTCGGGATTGCAAGTCAAAAATCGCGGCTCCATTGGAACAGCAATCGTTCGTGTTTTTGACTTAACCGTCGGATCCACAGGGATTTCTGAACGATATGCACAAGAATTAAAATTAAATCATAAAGTTGTTCATATCACAGCCAATGACCATGCAAGCTATTATCCAAATGCAACTTCAATTTTACTAAAGCTCATCTTTAACCCAGAAAGTGGGATGATTTATGGTGCACAAGCGGTTGGACAAAAAGGTGTTGATAAGCGAATAGATGTCTTGGCAACAGCAATCAAGGGCAATTTAAGCGTCTTTGATTTACCTGAGTTGGAGCTGACTTACGCACCGCCATTTGGCTCTGCTAAAGATCCAATCAATATGTTGGGCTATGCGGCAATGAATATCAGTTTAGGATTGTCAGAAAATATTCAGTGGCATGAATTAGCCAGCGAACTTGCGAAAGGGAAGCAATTGCTTGATGTGCGCAACCCTAGTGAAATTAAGCTTGGTGCGTTCAAAAATTCTATCAATATTCCACTTAATGAACTTAGGAGTCATCTTGACAAACTAGACAAAAATCAAGCCTATATCGTAAGCTGTCAATCAGGCTTGCGTTCTTATAATGCAGAGCGAATTTTAAAAGGAAATGGTTTTCAAGTCCAAAATTTAGACGGTGCATATGGACTTTACAGCTCAGTGACAAATGAAGGGTTGGAGTAA
- a CDS encoding sensor histidine kinase, translating to MKKTKLRNIVILTVIYIIATLSLVILLNQNILNNDTNRVLERSSNIQLFLEKHPNVSLPKGFELLPKATDDSDTRKIAHGAAYSRDLTRSKITITSPIFDDGQVKNYLQITESRTSTWFITFATITFAILIYLSVGFQVLKRARELHNFTENTVAKIKNIERSPLTQSYLISEKDDRITTALNTLGESIQRQGLSHTEKKENLYEFIEFFQFPIFIYNNKGKIRKTNAAFKNEFTDTQNLDIFSPYADFLTFLVDKMLHPDIQEKLFYFEEIAAYYQIRITPLPELDSRFLVTMMDVTSYYRTLDAHNAFIANVSHELKTPLTSIKGFAELLESDDISQEEGKNFAAIINKESSRLMNLVQDTLLLTKQNHRIDKKKLNLTTLIQDILNTSRPQISEKNLHLEAQVENITFKTNQQMVHSIFENLIENAIKYTPNDGKIIVSLQTKDKKVIFSVTDNGPGLTEIQKERIFDRFYRVDESRSEVKGTGLGLSIVEKNVQELQGHIDVVSIIGKGTTFTVTL from the coding sequence TTGAAGAAAACGAAGCTTAGAAACATCGTCATCCTGACGGTGATTTATATCATCGCAACTTTGAGTTTAGTTATTTTGCTCAATCAAAATATTCTTAATAATGATACAAATCGAGTGCTTGAACGCTCAAGTAATATTCAACTTTTTCTTGAAAAGCATCCCAATGTTTCTCTCCCTAAAGGTTTTGAGCTTCTCCCCAAAGCTACAGATGATTCTGACACAAGAAAAATTGCACATGGTGCTGCTTACTCAAGAGATTTGACCCGATCTAAGATTACAATTACAAGCCCGATTTTCGACGATGGGCAGGTCAAAAATTATCTGCAAATTACCGAAAGTCGGACTTCCACTTGGTTCATCACCTTTGCCACGATTACTTTTGCTATTTTAATTTATCTCAGTGTAGGCTTTCAAGTCCTCAAACGAGCTCGTGAATTGCACAATTTTACTGAAAACACCGTTGCAAAAATTAAAAATATTGAGCGCAGTCCACTTACACAAAGTTATCTCATCAGTGAAAAAGATGATCGTATCACAACAGCACTAAATACACTTGGTGAAAGCATCCAGCGACAAGGATTATCTCATACTGAGAAAAAAGAAAACCTCTATGAATTCATTGAATTTTTCCAATTTCCCATCTTTATTTACAACAACAAAGGTAAAATTCGCAAAACTAATGCTGCCTTTAAAAATGAATTTACGGATACACAGAATCTTGATATTTTTAGCCCTTATGCTGATTTTCTGACCTTCCTAGTTGATAAAATGTTACATCCTGATATCCAAGAAAAACTCTTTTATTTTGAAGAAATTGCTGCCTACTATCAAATTAGAATTACACCTTTACCAGAACTTGATAGCCGTTTTCTCGTTACTATGATGGATGTTACAAGCTACTATCGTACCTTAGATGCTCACAACGCCTTTATTGCCAACGTTTCGCATGAATTGAAAACACCTCTGACTTCTATCAAAGGATTTGCTGAACTTTTAGAATCTGATGATATTTCTCAAGAAGAAGGCAAAAACTTTGCAGCAATTATCAATAAAGAAAGTTCTCGTTTGATGAATTTGGTGCAGGACACTCTACTTTTAACCAAACAAAATCATCGAATTGATAAGAAAAAACTCAATCTTACCACGCTCATCCAAGATATTTTGAACACCTCTCGTCCGCAAATTTCAGAAAAAAATCTCCATTTGGAAGCTCAAGTTGAAAATATAACTTTTAAAACCAACCAACAAATGGTTCATAGCATTTTTGAAAATCTCATCGAAAACGCCATTAAATACACACCAAACGATGGGAAAATTATTGTCAGTCTTCAAACCAAAGATAAAAAAGTAATCTTTAGTGTCACTGACAATGGACCAGGGCTGACAGAAATCCAAAAAGAACGCATTTTTGACCGTTTCTATCGTGTTGATGAAAGTCGTTCAGAAGTTAAAGGAACTGGGCTTGGACTCTCAATTGTTGAAAAAAACGTTCAGGAACTTCAAGGACACATCGACGTTGTCAGCATTATCGGAAAAGGGACGACTTTTACCGTCACCCTGTAA
- a CDS encoding rhodanese-like domain-containing protein — protein MKTVKIQELTQAMANKAVIVDVRESNEYKAGHVPTAKNIPLSELATRVNEVENGAYIICQSGARSKRACQFLESKGLDVTNVSGGTLAWKGNLVNNG, from the coding sequence ATGAAAACTGTAAAAATACAAGAATTAACACAAGCGATGGCAAACAAAGCAGTTATTGTCGATGTCCGTGAAAGCAATGAATATAAAGCAGGACACGTACCAACAGCAAAAAACATTCCTTTGAGTGAGCTTGCTACGCGAGTAAATGAGGTTGAAAATGGAGCTTACATTATTTGTCAATCTGGTGCGAGATCAAAACGAGCCTGTCAATTTTTGGAAAGTAAGGGATTGGACGTAACAAATGTGAGTGGCGGCACGCTTGCTTGGAAAGGAAATTTGGTAAATAATGGCTAA
- a CDS encoding response regulator transcription factor produces MKKILIADDDRSILTLLSYHFRQNDFEVTTADDGKKAYDKARKNPFDLILLDLMMPEFSGIEVTKKLRKEGNFTPILILTARDDDEMKLTGLSAGSDEYLDKTTPMKEIIVRANALIRRSQMYNDVPKNSVSTDNNKPTSLITDRMEIDFVKKEVTFDGKILDLTKREFEILELLAERQGEVVSREELLKHFWGISESAETRTIDVLISKIRKKLDNRYIKTKRGFGYYFEENEA; encoded by the coding sequence ATGAAAAAAATTTTAATTGCTGATGATGATCGGTCAATTTTGACCCTTCTCTCTTATCATTTCCGTCAAAATGATTTTGAAGTGACGACAGCTGATGATGGAAAAAAAGCTTATGATAAAGCGAGGAAAAATCCATTTGATTTAATCTTATTAGACCTCATGATGCCTGAATTTTCCGGGATTGAAGTAACAAAAAAACTTCGTAAGGAAGGAAATTTTACACCGATTTTAATTTTGACAGCACGAGATGATGACGAAATGAAACTGACAGGACTGTCAGCAGGTTCTGATGAATATTTGGATAAAACCACTCCAATGAAAGAAATTATCGTACGTGCCAACGCATTGATTCGTCGCAGTCAGATGTATAACGATGTTCCTAAAAATTCTGTCAGCACTGACAACAACAAACCAACCTCATTGATTACTGACAGAATGGAAATTGATTTTGTCAAAAAAGAAGTAACTTTTGACGGGAAAATTTTGGATTTAACCAAGCGAGAATTTGAAATTTTAGAACTTTTAGCAGAAAGACAAGGCGAAGTTGTCAGCCGCGAAGAGTTGCTCAAGCATTTTTGGGGAATTTCAGAATCCGCAGAAACAAGAACTATTGACGTCCTTATCTCAAAAATAAGAAAAAAATTAGACAATCGATACATCAAAACAAAACGAGGATTTGGTTACTACTTTGAAGAAAACGAAGCTTAG
- a CDS encoding TrkA C-terminal domain-containing protein yields MKEVRQPRYQQIAILIAEKIVHNELKVGQKIYARSTLATTFGVSSETARKAISVLGDLGIVDSIHGSGVVIASRQKAQEYLAQYQEVKSIQDLQTEILKSVSRQQKELANFSSILDKLVGQTEHFQKSNPMTPIEFELAGASEKLGKTLGEMSLWQNTGATVIAILQNDELVISPGPYATINQGDTLYFVGTSDTLQILQNFFYTKD; encoded by the coding sequence GTGAAAGAAGTGAGACAGCCGAGGTACCAACAAATTGCTATCCTAATTGCTGAAAAAATAGTTCATAATGAGCTCAAAGTTGGACAAAAAATATATGCACGTTCGACCTTAGCTACCACCTTTGGTGTATCATCCGAAACAGCTAGAAAAGCAATCAGTGTATTAGGTGATTTGGGTATCGTTGACTCAATTCATGGAAGTGGAGTTGTCATCGCCTCACGCCAAAAAGCTCAAGAATATTTAGCACAATATCAGGAAGTAAAAAGTATTCAGGATTTACAAACAGAGATTTTAAAAAGCGTATCTCGCCAACAAAAAGAATTAGCTAATTTTTCATCTATTCTTGATAAACTTGTAGGACAAACAGAACATTTTCAAAAGTCGAATCCAATGACTCCTATCGAATTTGAGCTTGCAGGAGCATCTGAAAAATTAGGAAAAACGTTGGGTGAGATGAGCCTCTGGCAAAATACAGGTGCGACAGTTATAGCAATTCTCCAAAACGATGAATTAGTGATTTCCCCTGGACCGTATGCAACAATAAACCAAGGAGATACACTTTATTTTGTTGGGACATCAGATACACTTCAAATTCTTCAAAACTTCTTTTATACCAAGGATTAG
- a CDS encoding CsbD family protein, whose translation MTLNDKLDAAKDKTSGKIKEVAGKVTGDEKLEAKGKGEGLLGKAKEELGTLKDKASELADDVAEKFNDVVDSVKDKKDK comes from the coding sequence ATGACATTAAATGATAAACTTGATGCAGCTAAGGATAAGACAAGTGGAAAAATTAAAGAAGTAGCCGGAAAAGTGACAGGTGATGAAAAATTAGAAGCTAAGGGAAAAGGTGAGGGACTTCTTGGGAAAGCCAAAGAAGAACTTGGAACACTTAAAGACAAAGCTTCTGAACTCGCTGATGATGTTGCGGAAAAGTTCAATGATGTGGTTGATTCTGTGAAGGATAAAAAAGACAAATAG
- a CDS encoding ImmA/IrrE family metallo-endopeptidase — MDYHDILRETGIVLIWAPELHDKGFYVPYAEECQSENGIIFVRLSLSEEETECVILHECGHKIKGHTLSKLSPSQLHIINEAKANRFMIHCKAIDYLEEIDYHINYYTPERFLTRFKLSVQEFYDVAAQEMEQIAFENQSQLVF; from the coding sequence ATGGACTATCACGATATTTTGCGTGAAACAGGAATAGTCTTAATATGGGCTCCTGAATTACACGACAAGGGTTTTTATGTTCCTTACGCTGAAGAGTGTCAATCGGAGAATGGAATCATATTTGTTAGGCTGAGTCTAAGTGAAGAAGAAACTGAATGCGTAATCTTACATGAATGCGGACATAAAATAAAAGGGCATACACTTTCTAAGCTAAGCCCAAGTCAGTTACATATCATTAACGAAGCTAAAGCAAATAGATTTATGATACACTGCAAAGCTATTGATTACTTAGAAGAGATTGACTATCATATCAACTATTACACACCAGAGCGGTTTCTAACTCGATTTAAACTATCGGTACAAGAGTTCTACGATGTGGCAGCACAAGAAATGGAACAAATTGCTTTTGAAAATCAATCACAATTAGTTTTTTGA
- a CDS encoding phage tail tip lysozyme, whose product MKEGESKLGQQETAKQIWDYLTSRGWSKQSVAALLGNMQSESGIIPDRWESDIVGNMNGGYGLVQWTPATKYIDWAKSNGLVYQDVISQCKRLEWEVANSQQFYHPTMTFAQFTKSTQSPEELADIFIRYYERPLNPNQPVRGTQARYWYNLFQNTTGVLDPKTKQTKEKLRCI is encoded by the coding sequence ATGAAAGAAGGGGAAAGTAAATTGGGACAACAAGAAACAGCAAAACAAATCTGGGATTATCTTACGTCTCGCGGATGGAGCAAACAGTCTGTAGCGGCTCTTTTAGGAAACATGCAGAGCGAAAGCGGTATTATTCCTGACCGCTGGGAAAGTGACATTGTTGGCAATATGAACGGTGGATATGGTCTTGTTCAATGGACGCCAGCTACAAAATATATTGACTGGGCAAAATCGAATGGCTTGGTTTATCAAGATGTTATTTCTCAGTGCAAACGACTTGAATGGGAAGTTGCGAATAGTCAACAATTTTATCATCCGACTATGACTTTTGCACAATTTACTAAGAGTACACAATCTCCTGAAGAGTTGGCAGATATTTTTATTAGATACTATGAACGCCCACTTAATCCCAATCAACCTGTGAGGGGGACTCAAGCGCGTTATTGGTATAATCTCTTCCAAAATACAACAGGGGTTCTGGATCCGAAAACCAAACAAACAAAGGAGAAATTGAGATGTATTTAA
- a CDS encoding DUF722 domain-containing protein, with amino-acid sequence MADKLDRIIGDYLTGRLNANIKAREIDLRAKKPIDNLGIRMQSKGLSPQEVVYLRIEEDELFGLLGRMKKQKEILDVFWNVECEDTKKALLLHYRERKTWYGVAQELFVGITTLWRWNKAFKAMIEPYL; translated from the coding sequence ATGGCTGATAAATTAGATAGAATTATTGGGGATTACTTAACAGGGAGGCTGAATGCCAATATTAAAGCAAGAGAAATTGATTTAAGAGCAAAGAAACCTATTGATAATTTAGGAATTCGGATGCAATCAAAAGGGCTTTCTCCACAAGAAGTAGTCTATCTAAGAATTGAAGAAGATGAACTTTTTGGGTTACTCGGAAGAATGAAAAAACAAAAAGAAATTCTTGATGTTTTCTGGAATGTAGAATGTGAGGATACTAAAAAGGCACTCCTGCTTCATTACAGAGAGCGAAAGACTTGGTATGGTGTTGCTCAAGAGTTATTTGTTGGGATTACCACTTTATGGCGGTGGAATAAAGCTTTCAAAGCAATGATTGAGCCTTATTTATAA
- a CDS encoding putative DNA-binding protein encodes MEIEKTNRMNTLFEFYATLLTDKQMNYIELYYADDYSLAEIAEEFDVSRQAVYDNIKRTEKVLEGYEEKLHLFSNYVVRNQLLESLTEKYSTDEYLVSKLREIQQIDEEEF; translated from the coding sequence ATGGAAATCGAAAAAACGAATCGAATGAACACCCTCTTTGAATTTTATGCTACTCTACTGACAGACAAGCAGATGAACTATATTGAGCTTTATTACGCAGACGATTATAGCCTTGCTGAGATTGCTGAAGAGTTTGATGTCTCTCGCCAAGCCGTTTATGATAATATCAAGCGAACAGAAAAAGTTTTAGAGGGGTATGAAGAAAAACTACATTTGTTTAGTAACTATGTTGTCAGAAATCAATTATTAGAGTCGCTGACAGAAAAATACAGTACTGACGAATATCTTGTCAGTAAACTTCGTGAAATTCAACAAATTGACGAAGAAGAATTTTAA
- a CDS encoding helix-turn-helix domain-containing protein, translating to MHDKTTFDRIKELAEKRGKSLPAVSADLKFSDNLFYRWKTSNPKASDLAKVADYFHVTVDYLLGREEIKGPQFSPELLEAIDNAEGYSGQPMDDHDKEIIKGLLAGYFAGKNKK from the coding sequence ATGCATGATAAAACTACATTTGACAGGATAAAAGAACTTGCAGAAAAACGTGGTAAATCTTTACCTGCAGTTTCTGCCGATTTAAAGTTTAGTGATAACCTTTTTTATCGTTGGAAAACTTCAAATCCTAAAGCAAGTGATTTGGCTAAAGTAGCCGATTACTTCCATGTGACTGTGGACTATCTTCTCGGACGTGAAGAAATTAAAGGACCGCAGTTTTCTCCTGAGCTCTTAGAAGCCATTGATAATGCAGAAGGTTATTCAGGTCAACCGATGGATGACCATGACAAGGAAATAATAAAAGGGCTTCTAGCTGGTTATTTTGCAGGAAAAAATAAAAAATAA
- a CDS encoding metal-sensitive transcriptional regulator, giving the protein MNNYDKKMTNRLKRADGQLQGVLRMMQEEKDCIDIVMQLTAVRSSLDNLIGLIVAENLKSCLLSEDIEKKEDKIEQAIKMIIKK; this is encoded by the coding sequence ATGAATAATTATGATAAAAAAATGACAAATCGTTTAAAACGCGCAGATGGACAGCTTCAAGGAGTTCTGCGCATGATGCAAGAGGAAAAAGATTGTATTGACATAGTCATGCAGCTTACCGCTGTACGTTCTAGCTTAGATAATCTCATTGGGCTTATCGTAGCTGAAAATTTGAAATCATGCCTGTTATCAGAAGATATTGAGAAAAAAGAAGATAAAATTGAACAAGCTATCAAAATGATTATAAAAAAATAA